The window GCCGCGAACAACGCGCGCGGCGGGAACGTCGAGGGCCTCGCGGAGCTGATCTTCACCCGCTACGTCTTCGCCTTCGAGGTCGTCGGCGCGCTGCTCATCACCGCCGCGCTCGGCGCGATGGTGCTGGCGCACCGCGAGCAGATCGGCCAGAAGCTGACACAGAGGGAGCGCTCGATCCAGCGCTTCAAGGAAGGCGGCATCGTCACCCAGCTGCCGCCGCCCGGTGTCTACGCCCGCAGCAACGCGGTCGACATGCCGGCGCTGCTGCCGGACGGCACGCCGTCGGACCTGTCGGTGTCGACCACGCTGCGCGAGCGCGGCGACATGCGCACCCCGGACGAGGTCGTCACGCCGGAGGAACTTCTCGCGGGTGAGGACGTGGAAGAGTCCCGCACGGCACGGCCGCTGGGGAGAGGCGGTACGGAGTGAACCCGGCGAACTACCTCTACCTCTCGGCGCTGCTGTTCACCATCGGCGCCGCCGGGGTTCTGACGCGGCGTAACGCGATCATCGTGTTCATGTGCGTCGAGCTCATGCTCAACGCCGCGAACCTCGCCTTCGTCACCTTCGCCCGCCAGCACGGAACGCTGGAGGGCCAGGTGATCGCGCTGTTCGTGATGGTCGTTGCGGCGGCCGAGGTCGTGGTCGGCCTCGCGATCATCGTGACGATGCAGCGGACGCGCCGCTCCGCCTCCGTCGACGACGCGAACCTCCTGAAGTACTAGGGGCCCGAGATGATCTACACGTCCGAGGGCGCCGAGCACGTCCAAGAACTTCAGCAGGTCGCCGACGCGACCGGCGTCTTCAACCTGACCTGGGTGCTGATCGCGCTGCCGCTGTTCGGTGCGCTGGTCCTGCTCTGCGGGGGCAGGCGCACCGACTCCTGGGGCCACCTGCTCGGGTGCGCCACCGTGTTCGGCTCGTTCGTCATCGGCTTCATCCAGTTCCTGACCCTGCTGGGCAAGGACTCGAACGAGCGCGGCTACAACCAGCACCTGTACGACTGGATCGACACCGGGGCCCTTCAGCTCGGCGTCGGGCTGCAGGTCGACCAGCTGTCGATCTGCTTCGTCCTGCTGATCACCTTCGTCGGCTTCCTGATCCACGTGTACTCGGTCGAGTACATGGCGCACGACGCGCGCCGCCGGCGGTTCTTCGGCTACCTGAACCTGTTCGTCGCGGCGATGCTGCTGCTGGTCCTCGCCGACTCCTACCTGATGCTGTTCGTCGGGTGGGAAGGCGTCGGTCTCGCGTCGTACCTGCTGATCGGGTTCTGGCAGCACGTGCCGGACTACGCGACGGCGGCCAAGAAGGCCTTCGTCATGAACCGCGTCGGTGACATCGGCCTGCTGGTCGCGATGTTCCTCATGTTCGACCAGTTCGGTTCGCTGGCCTTCGACGAGGTCTTCGAGGCGGTGCCGGGCGCGAGCGACGGTTGGGTCACCGCGATCGGCCTGATGCTGCTGCTCGGCGCGGTCGGCAAGTCGGCGCAGTTCCCGTTGCAGGCCTGGCTGCTCGACGCCATGGCCGGCCCGACGCCGGTCTCCGCGCTGATCCACGCCGCGACCATGGTCACCGCGGGCGTGTACCTGATCGTGCGGTCGGCGCCGGTCTACAACCTGTCCGACACCGCGCAGCTGGTGGTCGCCCTCGTCGGTGCGATCACGCTGCTGATGGGCGCGATCATCGGTACCGCGAAGGACGACATCAAGAAGGCGCTCGCCGCCTCGACGATGAGTCAGATCGGGTACATGGTCCTCGCCGCGGGCCTCGGCCCGGCGGGCTACGCGTTCGCGATCTTCCACCTGCTGACCCACGGCTTCTTCAAGGCCGGACTGTTCCTCTCGGCCGGGTCGGTCATGCACGGCATGAACGACGACACCGACATGCGCAGGTACGGCGCGCTCAGATCGGCGATGCCGATCACCTATGCGTGCTTCGGCCTGGGCTTCCTGGCGATCATCGGCGTCCCGCCGTTCGCCGGGTTCTGGTCGAAGGACAAGATCATCGAGGCCGCGTTCGCGGACAACGTCGGGCTCGGGATCTGCGCTCTGCTCGGCGCCGCGATCACCGCGTTCTACATGTCCCGCGTCATGCTGATGACGTTCTTCGGCGACAAGCGCTGGGACGACGACGTGCACCCGCACGAGTCGCCGAAGCTGATGACGGTGCCGCTGATCGTGCTCGCCGGCGGTGCCGTCCTCGGTGGTCTGCTGCTGATCAACGACGGCATCGTCACCTGGCTCGCGCCGGTCGTCGGCGAGGAGCACCACGAGCTGCCGCTGCCGGTCCTCGCCTACACGGGCATGACGCTGACCGCGGTCATCCTCGGGTTCGCGCTCGCGTACTCGATGTACGCGGCACGTGAGGTTCCCAAGACCCAGCCCGTCGGTGGCGTCCTCGTCAACGCCGCCCGGTCGGACCTGTACCAGGACGCGATCAACGAGACCGTCCTCATGCGTCCCGGCCAGTGGGTCACCCGGTTCCTGGTCTGGCTCGACAACCGCGGCCTCGACAACGTCGTCAACGGCATCGCGGCCCTGCTCGGCGGTACGGCCGGGCGGGTCCGGCGGGTGCAGGCCGGTTACGTGCGCTCCTACGCCTTGACGATCTTCGGAGGCGCGGGCCTCGTCGTCCTCGGTGTTCTGGTGGTGAGGCTCTGATGGACGACTTCCCCTTCATGACCGTGGCGATGGTCGTCCCCCTCGTGGGTGCGGCGATCGCCGGTCTGACGCCCCGTTCGCAGGGCGAGCTCGCGCGGCGCGTCGCGCTGATCGCGTCGCTCGTGACGCTCGGCGTCGTCATCGTCGCGGCCTTCCAGTTCGACCCGGACGGGTCGCGCTACCAGATGGTCGAGAACCACAACTGGATCCCCGAGTTCGGCGTCAGCTACGCGCTCGGCGTCGACGGCATCGGCTTCACGATGGTGCTGCTCACCGCGGCCCTCATGCCGATCCTGCTGCTCGCCTCGTGGCGCGACCTGGACGAGGGCGAGCACGCGCAGACCGGCCCGGGCGGCGGCACCCCGCAGCTGTACGTGTCGATGATGCTCGTGCTCGAGGCGATGGCCATCGGTCAGTTCGCCGCCCTGGACGTGTTCCTCTTCTACGTCCTGTTCGAGGCGATGCTGATCCCGATGTACATCCTGATCGGGCGCTTCGGCGGCCCGCAGCGGCAGTACGCGGCGGTCAAGTTCCTGCTCTACAACCTGTTCGGCGGCCTGCTCATGCTGGTCGCGGTCGTGTGGATCAACTTCGCCGGCCCGGGTGGGGAGAAGGCCTACTACCTGCCGAACCTCATCGGCTACGACTTCGGCACCGAGACCGCCCGCTGGATGTTCCTCGGCTTCTT of the Sporichthya polymorpha DSM 43042 genome contains:
- a CDS encoding NADH-quinone oxidoreductase subunit J, whose protein sequence is MNSTSTGEAVLFWILAPITVFAALAIVASRKAVHSALWMAMVMVNLAMFFAVQAAPFLAVAQVVVYTGAVMMLFLFVLMLVGVDSSDSLVETLKGQRIAAVLAGLGFGILLIAGFANADVGGFVGLEAANNARGGNVEGLAELIFTRYVFAFEVVGALLITAALGAMVLAHREQIGQKLTQRERSIQRFKEGGIVTQLPPPGVYARSNAVDMPALLPDGTPSDLSVSTTLRERGDMRTPDEVVTPEELLAGEDVEESRTARPLGRGGTE
- the nuoK gene encoding NADH-quinone oxidoreductase subunit NuoK, producing MNPANYLYLSALLFTIGAAGVLTRRNAIIVFMCVELMLNAANLAFVTFARQHGTLEGQVIALFVMVVAAAEVVVGLAIIVTMQRTRRSASVDDANLLKY
- the nuoL gene encoding NADH-quinone oxidoreductase subunit L; translated protein: MIYTSEGAEHVQELQQVADATGVFNLTWVLIALPLFGALVLLCGGRRTDSWGHLLGCATVFGSFVIGFIQFLTLLGKDSNERGYNQHLYDWIDTGALQLGVGLQVDQLSICFVLLITFVGFLIHVYSVEYMAHDARRRRFFGYLNLFVAAMLLLVLADSYLMLFVGWEGVGLASYLLIGFWQHVPDYATAAKKAFVMNRVGDIGLLVAMFLMFDQFGSLAFDEVFEAVPGASDGWVTAIGLMLLLGAVGKSAQFPLQAWLLDAMAGPTPVSALIHAATMVTAGVYLIVRSAPVYNLSDTAQLVVALVGAITLLMGAIIGTAKDDIKKALAASTMSQIGYMVLAAGLGPAGYAFAIFHLLTHGFFKAGLFLSAGSVMHGMNDDTDMRRYGALRSAMPITYACFGLGFLAIIGVPPFAGFWSKDKIIEAAFADNVGLGICALLGAAITAFYMSRVMLMTFFGDKRWDDDVHPHESPKLMTVPLIVLAGGAVLGGLLLINDGIVTWLAPVVGEEHHELPLPVLAYTGMTLTAVILGFALAYSMYAAREVPKTQPVGGVLVNAARSDLYQDAINETVLMRPGQWVTRFLVWLDNRGLDNVVNGIAALLGGTAGRVRRVQAGYVRSYALTIFGGAGLVVLGVLVVRL